The Arvicanthis niloticus isolate mArvNil1 chromosome 2, mArvNil1.pat.X, whole genome shotgun sequence genome includes a window with the following:
- the Pet117 gene encoding protein PET117 homolog, mitochondrial has translation MSKSSKAVLGLSVLLTAATVAGVHLKQRQDRQRLRDGVIRDIERQNQKKENIRLLGEQIILTKQLEAERERMLEKGSQNT, from the exons ATGTCGAAGAGTTCGAAGGCAGTGCTGGGCCTCTCGGTGCTGCTGACGGCGGCCACGGTGGCCGGCGTGCATCTGAAGCAGCGGCAGGACCGGCAG AGGCTTCGTGACGGAGTGATCAGAGACATTGAGAGGCAgaatcagaaaaaagaaaacattcgcCTTTTGGGAGAACAGATTATTTTGACTAAGCAActtgaagcagaaagagagaggatgttGGAGAAAGGATCTCAGAACACCTGA